A stretch of DNA from Candidatus Zixiibacteriota bacterium:
CTTAGGCCGTCGCACGCGGGGCGGCGCCAAAGGGGAACCTTATGAAAGCGGCATCAAACCGGTCGGAGATACCAAAGAGAGATTCCCTGTAAAATTCTATCTTGTCGCCATTTTGTTCATAATTTTCGATATCGAGGTGGTCTTTCTTTACCCCTGGGCGGTGATCTATAAACAGTTGGGCATGTTTGGATTTGTCGAAATGCTGGTATTTGTCGTAATCCTGTTAGTAGGTTATTTTTACATCCTTGGGAAAGGAGCTTTAAAATGGGATTAGAAGAGAAAATTCCCGATTCGATAATCCTCACTTCGCTCGATAAAATGGTCAACTGGGCCCGCAAGCGCTCCATGTGGCCGCTTGGTTTCGGTCTGGCCTGCTGTGCCATCGAAATGATTTCCGCCTTTGCTCCCCACTTCGATCTGGCTCGCTTCGGCATGGAAGTAATGCGGCCATCCCCCCGCCAGGCCGACCTGATGATTGTCGCCGGCCGGGTCTCGGTAAAAATGGCGCCGGTGGTGAAACGCCTTTACGATCAAATGCCCAATCCCAAATGGGTCATCTCCATGGGTGCCTGTGCCTCCTGCGGCGGGATTTTCAACAATTACGCCATTGTTCAGGGCGTCGATAAGATCATCCCGGTCGATATTTATGTCCCCGGCTGCCCGCCGCGTCCCGAGCAGTTGATGGAAGGAATACTCAAGCTTTACAAGAAGGTCGAACAGGAATCTCTTAAAGGGAATAGAGGAAAACCGGCAGCTTGACCTCAAAATTCATCTGTCGATCTGAAATTATTCAGGAGTGGCGCGGGAAATACTGAAAGCTATGGAAGATAAACTGCGAGAATTCTTCAAAACCGTTTTCCCGGATGTCGTCATCCGGGAGGATTTTTTCCGAAACCAACTGTCGTTTTATATTCGGAAGGAATATCTTTTTGATATCTGCAAATCTCTTCAGAAGCA
This window harbors:
- a CDS encoding NADH-quinone oxidoreductase subunit A codes for the protein MFETFFPILFLVVLVAVIAVVMALLSIILGRRTRGGAKGEPYESGIKPVGDTKERFPVKFYLVAILFIIFDIEVVFLYPWAVIYKQLGMFGFVEMLVFVVILLVGYFYILGKGALKWD